The nucleotide window CCGAATAATCTACCACCAGTGCCTGCGTGTTCATCACGAGTTCTACAGGACGTCCCATATACAGATTATATCCATACTGTGTGCCAATCTGCTGAAAGAATCGGGGTCGCATCATTAACGACACCCCCTTCTCCCCCATAACAGCTATACCTTCCAGATGAGGATTGGACTTGAAAAGATGATATACGATATCGCATTTTGTATCAGATCGTACTACAGGAATTGGTTCAGCAATCTCGCCTATTTGCGTAAACATACTATTCTACTCCTCTATTCGTAGCATCTAATCCATACTTACAAATATATATGTAGGTCTTTATCAATGGTCACATCGTACCACTTTCTACTTGAAAAAGCGTTAACTGAAGGTAAAAGTTTATAAAAGATAATTTTCACCACATGATTCTGTGATATTTCGTTATGCAAAAATACCGTCATGTACTGGATATTATAAATCCAATAAATGACGGTATTCGTTGGCCTATATTACAGAAGTTTATCGGCATGAAATGAACGAATTCAGATATAGGCCGCCAAAATTCATTTGGCTAGAACCTATCCTGAAACCAAACTATACTTGCCAGCTCACTACTCCTGACCCTTTCAGCTTACCTTATGCTCAATTCTCAGCTTGTCAGCGACCATCGCGATGAACTCGCTATTTGTTGGTTTCGACTTGCTGATATTGATCGTATAGCCAAACAAGTGGCTGATGCTGTCGATGTTACCACGAGTCCATGCCACTTCAATCGCATGACGGATCGCACGTTCGACGCGGGACGGCGTCGTTTTGAATTTTTCGGCAATGGCCGGATACAATGTTTTGGTGATGGCTCCCAAAATTTCGATATTGTTATACACCATCGTAATCGCTTCGCGCAAATACTGATATCCCTTAATATGCGCAGGAACGCCGATTTCATGTATGATGGACGTAATGCTGGCATCCAGATTTTTGTGTTTGCCCATTGGCACAACATTGGATTTCATAAACATGGATGATCCGCTGCTTGTGGACATTGCCGTCTGTGTTCCGACCAGTTGACGCACACGATTTGCGAGCACTTCCATGTCAAACGGCTTAAGAATGTAATAGGAAGCTCCGAGTTGCACGGCACGCTGTGTGATATTCTCTTGTCCGAATGCCGTAAGCATAATGACTTTAGGCTGTGGAGACAGGTTCAGGTCGCGCAAGCGCTCAAGTACGCCCAGTCCATCCAGATGAGGCATGATAATATCCAGAATCAATACATCCGGAACATCTCGAGTTTGCTCCAGCAATTGCAGTACTTCTTCTCCATTGTATGCAATACCGGTTACTTCCATATCTTCCTGTTCAGATATATATTCGGCAAGCAAATTCGTAAATTCACGATTATCATCGGCCAGCAATACCTCAATTTTTTGCAAAACGGTATCCTCCTTTAAATTAAACATCGTTTCGTACATTTCCTTACAGGTTAAATTTTCGACACAGCAAGTTAAATTCCTCCTGTCGAAAATTATTTTTCTTTATTTTTTTTTCTTGATCCTATATAATAAATAATTTATTTCATTATCCGATATATTATGTTTGCTTTCGACAAAAAAGAACCTCAGGGCTGTTTAGCCAGCCTTGAGGTTCTTATCGTTTTCCTTTTTCATCATAACGCCAGCATCTTGTAACATCCATTCAATGAAGCAACCGTAACCCGATTTCGGATCATTGACAAATACATGAGTAACCGCACCAATCAATTTACCATTTTGCACAATAGGACTGCCACTCATACCTTGAACAATGCCTCCGGTCTTATCCAGCAATTTCGGGTCCGTGATTCGAAGTACCAGACCTTTGGTCGCTGGCTCGGATTGATCTGCCACATGAACAATGTCAATCGAGAAGCGTTCAACTTGTTGACCGTCAACCACGGTAAGTATTTCGGCCGGTCCTTCCTTTACTTCATGAGAAAAAGCGACGGGAATGCCTTTCGAGTACAAACTGTGCTCAGGATTTCCGGACATTTTACCAAAGATGCCAAAAGCCGTATTGCGTTCAATATTGCCCAAAATCTTGCTTTCCTTGAGGAAATGAGCACGTTTTTCACCCGGATCACCGGTCTCGCTCTTCGAAATTGACGTTACATTGGACTGAACGATCTGACCACTACCCACAACAATAGATGTCTGTGTGTTCATATCTGTTATGACATGGCCGAGTGCGCCATATACGCCCTGATCGGGAGCATAGAAGGTAAGTGTCCCAACACCAGCAGCGGAATCACGAATGTACAAGCCAAGCCTCCACGCTTGATCTTCAGAGTCGTAAGCAGGAGTTAATCGAGTCTTGACCGTTTCCTTACCACGTTTCAATACCACATCGATGCCTTTTTTACTTTTGCCTGCAAGTTCAACGGCTTCGGAGACACCTGCCACGCCATCCAGACGTTTCCCATCCATATGCGTAATCAGATCTCCGAGCTTAATGCCCGCTGTTTCTCCGGGCGATACGCGCTCATCCTGTCCGGAACGGACCAGATGATGGCCGACAACCAGAATGCCTGCCGATTTAACCTTGACGCCAATGGTTTGACCCCCGGGTACAACACGCAAATCCGGAATCACATTCACATGCACTGTTTTCACCGGAATTTTACCCCACAACTTTAACGTTAATTTGGCATGTCCCGTTTGTTGGGGGTGAAGATGCAAAGGTTGTTGCCTGGTAACATGCATCGCTGCCTGATCATCCAAACCAACAATATCAGGACGATCTACAACGGCGCTTGAAGCAGCAGGTACAGCGAGCCGGACATCCGCTTGCCTGCCAGCAAACACCTGTAATTCATCCGGCAGTGAAGCATAACTTTGCACAGGCTGAATGGCCTGGCTAATCACACAAAGAAAGAAGGCAAATAAAAGACCTAGCAATTTCTTCCTGAGGGGGGGATTCAATGGCTGTCACACTCCCTTTGCTTCTTTCGCTTGACGAAAGGTGGTCGCCAATTGCGTACCTTTAAGATAACCTCGCCCCCAGGCTTTTATTACTGTCAAACATTACGCCAGCCGTTCGTTTAACCCTTTTTTGGCTTCCGCCAAATTCAGCATTTCCTGTGCATGATGCAGCGTTTTTTCTGTAATTTCCACACCGCCCAGCATACGTGCCAATTCCTTCACTCTGCCTTCGTCTGACAGCGATTCCACCTGTGTCATCGTTCGTCCATCGTAAACATGTTTCTCGATGAGGTACTGATGATCTGCCATACAAGCCACTTGTGGTAAGTGAGTTATTGAGAAAACCTGACAGGTCGAAGACAAACGGAACAGTTTTTCCGCAATGGATTGAGCTGCTCTACCGCTAACTCCTGTATCAACTTCATCAAAAATCAACACAGGTATCCGGTCATGTCGTGCAAAGATACTCTTCATCGCCAGCATCATTCTCGACAACTCACCACCTGAAGCAATCTTGCCCAGTGGTCGCAGTGGCTCACCAGGGTTGGGTGAGATCAGGAATTCCGCATTGTCCGCACCATGACGATTCAGACGAATACGGCGTCCATTCCATTCAATGCCCTTCGGATCTTCGAATGGAGTAATCTGAACACGAAGTGTGGTTCGCTCCATCTGTAGATCCTTGAGCTCACTTTCCACCTGAGCAGCAAGTTCCTCTGCACATTGTTTGCGAACCTTGCTGAGTTCTTCGGCAGACTCCATCACAAGGTTAAGCATTTTGTCACGTTCAGCTCGCAATTTCTCCAGCCGTTCGTCCTTGTTCTCCAGTTGGTCGGTTTCATGGCTAATCTGATCATAATAACTCAGAATAAGTTCCACACTGTCTCCGTATTTCCGTCTGAGGCCAGAAATCAGATTCAGCCTTTGCTCCACTTCTTCCAGCCTAGCCGGATTAAATTCAATCTTCTCCCGGTAATCCCTTAACTGGAATGTCGCATCTTCCAATTGATAAAATGCCGATTGCAACTGCTCTACAATCGGTTGCAGACCTTTGCTATCGTAGCCAGAGATATCTTCAATTCTAGAAAGAGCAATGCTAACAGCTTCAAGCCCGCGTTGACCACTGAGCAGATCATATGCACCAGCAACACTGTCCATCATTTTCTCACTATGGGATAGTTTGACCCGTTCTTCCCCGAGTAATTCATCCTCACCTCGTGTAAGGCCTGCGGCTGCGATCTCTTCAAGCTGAAAGCGATACATGTCCAAGAGTTGATATGCACGCTGACTGGACTCCTGAAGCGCACGCAGTTCTTTTTCCGCCGTGATAAACTTGCTGTAGCGCTCCTGGTACTTCGCTTTGATCGGTCCGATGACTTCCGAGCCATAGGTGTCAAGAAGCCCCAGATGGCTCTCAGCTCTCAGCAGACTCTGATGTTCATGTTGTCCATGGATATTGATCAGCTTCTCGCCTACTTCCCGCAGCATGGTCAGATTGACCAATTGCCCGTTAATGCGGGATGTACTCTTTCCCTGTGTATTCAGCTCACGCCGAATAACCAAATGCTCTTCCGGCTCACAGTGAATACCAAGCTTCTCTAATGTTTGCCATACCGGATGACTCTGCTCCATCTCGAACAAGGCCTCCATCTCTGCCTTCTCACATCCGTACCGGATCAGATCCGCTGAACTGCGCCCACCGGCAATTAAGCCAAGTGCATCTATAATAATCGACTTCCCCGCACCCGTTTCCCCTGAAAGTACATGGAATCCTGGATGGAATACAACGTCCACTTCTTCCACCACAGCCAGATTGCGAATCGATAAAGTAACTAACATCTGCAAAAACACCTCCGGATGACTAACTCAGAAATTATGCTTTTGAACCATTGCTTTAAGCAATATAACCCATGATGCGTTCAATAACGGTCACACTGTTACCTTCAGTCCGGCAGATAATGAGGATGGTGTCATCTCCACAGATCGTGCCCATGACTTCATTCCACTCAATATTATCAAGTAAAGCTGCAATGGAGTTGGCTGTTCCCGGCAAACATTTCATCACAACCAGATTGTTCGTGTGATCAATGTGCAGGAAGTTGTCCACGAGTGCACGCTTCAACTTTTGAATCGGATTATATCGTTGATCTGTCGGTAAAGAGTACTTGTACCGTCCGTCATCCATCGGTATCTTGATTAACAGAAGTTCCTTGATATCCCGGGATACCGTCGCCTGAGTCACCTGAAAACCTGATTGGCGCAATGATTCAACCAGATCATCCTGGGTCTCAATTTCATTTTGACTAATGATTTCACGAATCTTGATGTGTCTTTGTCCTTTCATACATGCCTCCAGTTAAATGTATTGCAATAAAGCAGCTAGTGTAGTTCGCCGCAGATTTCGCCAAACCATGGTTTTTTACTTTATTAGTCCAGATCATCCCCATCATACACATCTTCCTGGTAGTCCATGAGCCTGATTAACTTAATATCGGAATCTTCCACGTCAACATACAGTAGTCCTTCACAGCCAGGGTATAACAACAGATAGTTGAGGAAGCGATCCCTTAGCGCAGGTCCAGTCAATTCAAGCGGTTGTCTGCGACGCGATGTCTTGACCAGGTATCTGAGATCCTCACGTTCTGCAACATAATCGATAAATAATCTGCTGTAAAATACGGATTCGTTGGTCTCAAAAGCCAAGGGGACTTTCATTTTGCCACCGATGACTTCGTAACCCTGAGCTTCAAGCAAATCCAATGCAGGGGAATCCTTAATCTTCACGTTCAGTTGCATTCCAGACAAGCTTACCGGCATCGGTCGGTTCACCCAATTACGTAAGCCGAAGAACAGCCACAAGATCAAACAGACAGCAAGTACACCTATAACGATTGTGTCATATTGTCCATCCATTATCGCTCACCTCGAAGACATATTCGAGGTTCAGTAACGATTTCCCTTTACACTAATCATCTTTCCAGCGAAAAGAAACCCATCTTATGATGAGTTTCCCGTAAATGTATGAGCCGCTTCCTTCGCAACTTGCTCCGCAAGTGCATCAAGTGAAGCTGGATCGTTCTCTGGTTGTGTTGCATCTGGTTCTTCCAGACGCCAATGTGCGAGAAATTCTATATTACCTTCTCCACCGGTTATGGGGGAAAAAGTTAAACTCTGCAGATGCAAACCAAGTTGACTCGCAAAATGGAGCATCGTCTGCAATACATCCTTGTGTACCTTCGTATCACGTACCACACCGGATTTGCCTACTTTTTCACGCCCTGCCTCAAATTGAGGTTTAATCAAAGCTACGATATCTGCAGGTTGTTTCAAAAGGGCCAAGAGTGGCGGCAATATGATTCGCAATGAAATGAACGACACATCAATGCTGGCAAAGTTCGGCACAGGTCCCGTCAGATCTTCAGGAGTCACATAGCGAAAATTGGTTCTTTCCATAACAGTAACCCGCTCATCATTACGCAAAGACCAGTCAAGCTGATTATAGCCCACATCAATAGCGTAAACGTGAGACGCACCATGCTGTAGTGCACAATCCGTAAAACCACCGGTGGATGAACCGATGTCGAGCATGACAAGTCCATTCATATCAAGGGCGAAATGACGGATCGCTTTTTCGAGCTTCAATCCGCCTCTGCCGACATAGGGATGTACCGAGCCTTTAACTTTCAGCTCGGCTTCCCTTGGAATTTTCATACCCGCCTTTTCGATCGGCTCATTATTGGCATACACCAGTCCAGCCATGATCGCTGCTTTAGCCTTCTCACGACTTTCATAAAAGCCCTGCTCAACCAGCAGAACATCAATTCGTTCTTTCGGGAGTGACATGTATTTCTCCTATCATGTAAATTTACGAAGGAAAACGTGTTTTGGGTATGCCGTAAGAAGATTGAACGGCCATGTTGCGCAGTTCAGCACATACATTCTCAACGGTAAGACCCACTTCCTCACGTTGTTCCTTGATACTGCCATGCTCGATGAAGCGATCCGGAATCCCCATCAGTTTTACATGTACATCATGCAATCCCTGTTCTGCGTAGAACTCCAGAACCGCACTGCCCATGCTACCCGCTTGAGAAGCTTCTTCAAGTACAATCAATTTGGTGCCTCGAACAGCCAAATCACGCAGCATTTGCTCATCCAAAGGTTTGAGGAAGCGAGCGTTGATTACGCCTGCTGTAATGCCTTCCCGCTTCGCCATCTCTGCTGCTTCTTCTGCAAGCTGCACCATTGATCCTGAAGCGATAACAGCATATCCTTCGGATGGACGCAACTGCTCCCATGTTCCAATTGGTATCGGAACAAGCACATCATCCAGAGGTACCCCCACCACATTGTTTCGTGGATAACGGTAAGCAATTGGACCTTCATTATAATCAAGCGCCGTTTTCATCATATGACGCAATTCATTTTCGTCTTTTGGCATCATCAGAACGATATTTGGAATATGGCGCATAAATGCCACATCGTATACCCCTTGATGTGTTTCCCCATCTGGACCAACAAACCCGGCACGGTCAATGGCAAACATCACGTTGGCGTTATGACGACAAATATCATGTACAATCTGATCATATGCACGTTGCATAAAAGTAGAATACACGGCAAAGACCGGCTTCAAGCCTTCCATAGCCAGTGCAGCACACATGGTCGCCGCATGCTGTTCTGCGATACCCACGTCAATCATGCGATCCGGAAATTCCTTACTAAAAGGAATGAGACCTGATCCCGTAGGCATTGCCGGCGTTACAGCTACGATCCGCTTATCCTGCTTCGCAAGATCAATCAGCGTTTGACCGAACACTTCCGTGTACATCGGTTTCCCCACTGCCTTCAACACTTGACCGGATTCAATTTTGTACGGAGAGATTCCGTGCCACTTGTGCGAATCGGCTTCTGCTGGCTGATAACCTTTGCCTTTGGTTGTAAGCACATGAACGAGCACAGGACCATCCACGTTATCCGCCTGTTTGAAGGTTTCAATCAATTTGGGAATATCATGCCCATCAATCGGTCCCAAATACGTGAAGCCCAGTTCTTCAAAAAGAACACCTGGTACCATCATATATTTGACACTGTCTTTGATCCAGCTTGCCGATTTGGCCAAACGGTCCCCAATAGCAGGGATTTTTTTGAGCATGCCCTCGACATCATCTTTCGCTTTCAGATAATGACGATCCGAACGAATCTTGCTCAAATATTTATGCATAGCCCCAACGTTTGGGGCTATGGACATTTCATTATCATTCAGAATAACCATCAGTTTTCTCTGCTCATGACCAATATGATTGAGGGCTTCAAATGCCATACCACCTGTAAGCGCTCCATCACCAATCATCGCGATGACTTGATTATCTTCACCCTTCAGATCACGCGCAAGGGCCATCCCCATCGCAGCGGACAGTGATGTACTGCTGTGTCCAGCTTCCCATACATCATGTTCACTTTCGTTGCGTTTGACAAACCCGCACAGGCCATTATGTTGACGCAATGTATCAAAGCGATCCATACGCCCTGTCAGGACTTTGTGCACATAAGCCTGATGCCCTACATCGAAAATCATTTTGTCTGCTGGACTGTTATAGCAGTAATGCAGGGCTACCGTGAGCTCAACCACTCCTAAGTTGGGTGCGAGATGCCCCCCTGTAACGGACAGTTTCTCAATCAGAAACTGCCGGATCTCTGCCGACAATAGCGCAAGATCATCCTGAGACATCGACTTTAGATCACTGGGTTGTTTAATTTGTGGAAGCAGCACGAGAATCTCCCCGCTTTCCTAGATTGTTTGATTGTTGTTGTAAATCCATATATACATTATGAATCAAATGACATTAAATCATTATAACATAAAAGAACAAGAATCATAATTTACTGCACTATACTCCCGATAACGAGCATTTTCGCCAGCAAGTTATATAGAATCCTTCTCCATATGTATTTCCGCATCCACTCGGAACAGACTTTTTCCATCCACTCAGAAAAAGGACATTACATTCATTACACGGTTATACAGGTTTTGAAACAGCGCGCACCGTCAGAATCTAATGGTCTCGACTCATCAGATAATCCGCAATTTCCATTAATCTGGATGCATCAGGTAACTCGGCTCTTTCAAGCGCATCTTTTGCAGATTGAGTAAGGGTTTTTACCTCAGCTACAGAAGCTTCCATGCCAATAAAATAAGGATATGTTACCTTCTGCTGATTCACATCGCTCTGTGTTTTCTTACCCATCTTCTGCTCGTCGCCCGTCAGGTCGAGAATATCATCCTGAATCTGGAACGCCAGCCCCAGATCACGGCCGAACACACGCAGTGCTTCCAACTGTCCTTCTGTTGCTCCACCAATTCGTGCTCCAGCAATGAGGGAGAAAACAATCAGATCACCCGTTTTGTGCAAATGAATATATTGGAGCTGTGAAAGATCGGTCATGCCTTGCTCGCCTTCCATATCAGCAACTTGGCCGCCGACCATCCCTCTTGCTCCAGCAAGTTCGGACATGTCCTCTACGATGGACAGCAACGCATCTGCCGTCACACCACTGCGGCGACCCGCTTGAACAATGCTATAAAAAGCATGAGTTAGCAACGCATCTCCCGCCAATATGGCAGTTGCTTCACCATATACCTTGTGATTCGTTAATTTTCCCCTGCGGTAATCATCATTATCCATAGCAGGCAGGTCGTCGTGGATCAGTGAATAGGTATGAACCATCTCCACGGCGCAGGCTACCGGCATTGCAGCTGTACGCTGTGCACCGAAGGCTTCCGCCGCAGCAACGACCAGAAGAGGACGAAGGCGTTTGCCTCCGGCCATAAGTGAGTACTGCATCGCATCCGTCAGCGATTGGGGTACATCCCAGTGATCGGGAAGAGTGTGTTTCAACTCTTCTGTCACCTCAGCTGTGATCTCCTCCAGGTATGCTTGAAACGAAGGACGATTACTCATGGATTTCACCGCTCTCATCGTCAGCAGTTCCGAAGGGCTTCTTGCGAAGCTCTCCATCTTCTTCTACGATCATCTCGATCTTGCGTTCCACTTGTTCCAGCTTCAGACCGCAAAGTTGCGAAAGTTTCATCCCGCGTTGAAACAGATCAATGGCCTGTTCCAACGGAACATCACCATGCTCAAGCTGACCTACGATGTCTTCCAATGCCGCCATTGCCTCTTCAAAATTCAATTCCGGTTCATTCGCCATGGGTATTGTCGTCCTCCTTCATTCCCCAAACCTGACAGTCCAGCTGTCCGTCTGTTAATTTAATCTTAATTGAATCTCCAGGCTGTACATCCTTCGTAGACTTGATCAATCGCTGTTCCTGCTCATCATAGACAAGGCTGTATCCACGTGACATGACTTTAAGCGGGCTAAGCGCATCCAGATGCCGCACAGATGATTTCCACTGTTGCTGCTTCGATCTGGTTATGGACCTGATCGCAAGTTCCAGTTGTCTGCGTGCTGCCGCATTTTCACGGCGTGCTGCATTGACTTGATCACGAGGATTGAATCGTTGCAGCGCGGCCCGCAGACGTTCCTGCTTCTCTCCCGTCCATTTCATACGTGTATCCACTGTTCTCAAAAGCCGTTGGTGCATCATATCCAGTCGTTCCGTATGCTGCATCAAGGTACGTCTTGGATGAACAAGCACTGGCGAACGCTGTAATCTCGCGAGCCGTTCACGATTATGAACAGCACGCTGACGCAAGCTGTGCTGTAATTGGCGCTGACGTTGTGCAATCTGATCGAGCAACTCAGCTCGATTGGGTACAGCCAGTTCAGCAGCTGCTGTAGGTGTAGCCGCACGCAAATCCGCCGCAAAATCAGCAATGGTGAAGTCCGTTTCGTGCCCAACCGCAGAAATGACAGGAATATCCGAAGCGACGATTGCTCTTGCCACAATCTCCTCATTGAAAGCCCACAACTCCTCCAGTGAACCGCCTCCGCGTCCAACGATAAGTACATCGGCTTCTCCCATCCGGTTCAGGTTGCCAATCGCTTTGACAATGGAAGGTGCTGCACCCTTGCCTTGAACCAGAACAGGATATAAAACAACTTTGGCAGAAGGGTACCTGCGCTGGAGTGTGATCATGATATCCCGCACTGCCGCTCCCGTCGGTGAAGTTACAACCCCGATGGTCTGTGGATAACGTGGGATCTGTCTTTTTCGCGAAGGTGAAAATAACCCTTCATCCTCGAGCTTTTTCTTCAGCTGTTCGTAAGCCAGATACAGACTCCCAATCCCGTCCGGTTGCATATGGGTAGCGTAGAATTGATACTGCCCATCCCGTTCATACACCGAGACATTACCACGAGCAATAACCCTTGCACCCTCCTTCGGTACAAAGGGTAATCGCTGGTTATGGGATGCGAACATAATCGACTTAATCCGGCTGTCCTTATCCTTCAATGTAAAATACATATGGCCGCTGGAGTGATGTGTGAAATTCGAAATCTCCCCGCGCAGCCAGACGTCCGACAGGACCTGATCCGATTCCAGTTTCATTCGAATGTATCGGTTCAGGTCTTTGATGGAGTAGATCTTTTGATCTGCCACAGACAAAACCCTAGGCCAATCCGTGAGCGCGCTTGGCAGCGATCAATGTATTTTGCATCAGCATTGTGATTGTCATCGGACCAACACCGCCAGGAACGGGTGTAATTGGACCAGAAACTTCTTTCACACTCTCGAAATCAACGTCTCCTGCCAGTTTGCCATTATCCAAACGGTTCATGCCGACATCGATAACAACAGCACCTGGTTTCACAAAATCAGCATCCACAAAATTAGCACGGCCGATGGCTACAACTAAAATGTCCGCCTGACGTGTAATTTCTTTCATGTTGGCTGTACGGGAATGACACATGGTTACCGTCGCATTCTCACGTTGGAGCAACAGCGATACCGGTTTGCCAACGATGTTGCTTCTACCGATAACCACTGCATGTTTACCGGACATTTCCAGTCCAGTACGTTTGATCAGTTCAATTACACCCGCTGGGGTACATGGAAGCAGACTATCGTCTCCAATTACGAGATTACCAACATTGACTGGATGGAATCCGTCTACGTCTTTATCCACGGCAATCGCATCAATAACCGCTTTCTCTTCGATGTGTTTAGGTAGTGGAAGTTGAACCAAAATTCCGTTAATGGATTGTTGATTGTTCAGCTTGTCCACCAGCGCAAGCAGATCTTCTTGGGACGTATCTGCATCCAAGCGATGCACTTCGGAGTAGAAACCGAGGTCGTGACATGCTTTTTCTTTATTACGCACATATACTTGGGATGCCGGATCTTCCCCGACGAGCACAACAGCCAGACCAGGTACTACCCCCTGTTCGCTAAGCTGTTTTACTTCTGTTGTCATGCTTGCGCGGATCTCTTGGGATACTTCTTTACCGTTAATAATAGATGCTGTCATTGTACTCTCTCTCCCTTATGTGAATATAAATTTAGAGGTTGTTCAAAAAGCCCGCTTTTGATTACGAAGGATACTGAAAACCGGTCTTTTTGAACACACACTATAATTAATCATAACTTAAGATAATTTTGCTTTAATCGCGTCAACTTCCTGAATCATGCGTCCAAGTACACCATTGACGAATTTACCGGATTCTTCTGTACCAAAATATTTGGACAGTTCAATCGCTTCATTGACCGATACCTTTGCCGGGATGTCATCACGGAATACCATTTCATACGTGGACAGTCGTAGAATCTGGCGATCTACACGTGACAGACGGCTGATCTGCCAACCTTTCAAATAATCCACGAGCAGCCCGTCAATGGCTTC belongs to Paenibacillus sp. FSL H8-0079 and includes:
- the recN gene encoding DNA repair protein RecN; this translates as MLVTLSIRNLAVVEEVDVVFHPGFHVLSGETGAGKSIIIDALGLIAGGRSSADLIRYGCEKAEMEALFEMEQSHPVWQTLEKLGIHCEPEEHLVIRRELNTQGKSTSRINGQLVNLTMLREVGEKLINIHGQHEHQSLLRAESHLGLLDTYGSEVIGPIKAKYQERYSKFITAEKELRALQESSQRAYQLLDMYRFQLEEIAAAGLTRGEDELLGEERVKLSHSEKMMDSVAGAYDLLSGQRGLEAVSIALSRIEDISGYDSKGLQPIVEQLQSAFYQLEDATFQLRDYREKIEFNPARLEEVEQRLNLISGLRRKYGDSVELILSYYDQISHETDQLENKDERLEKLRAERDKMLNLVMESAEELSKVRKQCAEELAAQVESELKDLQMERTTLRVQITPFEDPKGIEWNGRRIRLNRHGADNAEFLISPNPGEPLRPLGKIASGGELSRMMLAMKSIFARHDRIPVLIFDEVDTGVSGRAAQSIAEKLFRLSSTCQVFSITHLPQVACMADHQYLIEKHVYDGRTMTQVESLSDEGRVKELARMLGGVEITEKTLHHAQEMLNLAEAKKGLNERLA
- the spoIVB gene encoding SpoIVB peptidase; protein product: MNPPLRKKLLGLLFAFFLCVISQAIQPVQSYASLPDELQVFAGRQADVRLAVPAASSAVVDRPDIVGLDDQAAMHVTRQQPLHLHPQQTGHAKLTLKLWGKIPVKTVHVNVIPDLRVVPGGQTIGVKVKSAGILVVGHHLVRSGQDERVSPGETAGIKLGDLITHMDGKRLDGVAGVSEAVELAGKSKKGIDVVLKRGKETVKTRLTPAYDSEDQAWRLGLYIRDSAAGVGTLTFYAPDQGVYGALGHVITDMNTQTSIVVGSGQIVQSNVTSISKSETGDPGEKRAHFLKESKILGNIERNTAFGIFGKMSGNPEHSLYSKGIPVAFSHEVKEGPAEILTVVDGQQVERFSIDIVHVADQSEPATKGLVLRITDPKLLDKTGGIVQGMSGSPIVQNGKLIGAVTHVFVNDPKSGYGCFIEWMLQDAGVMMKKENDKNLKAG
- the spo0A gene encoding sporulation transcription factor Spo0A → MQKIEVLLADDNREFTNLLAEYISEQEDMEVTGIAYNGEEVLQLLEQTRDVPDVLILDIIMPHLDGLGVLERLRDLNLSPQPKVIMLTAFGQENITQRAVQLGASYYILKPFDMEVLANRVRQLVGTQTAMSTSSGSSMFMKSNVVPMGKHKNLDASITSIIHEIGVPAHIKGYQYLREAITMVYNNIEILGAITKTLYPAIAEKFKTTPSRVERAIRHAIEVAWTRGNIDSISHLFGYTINISKSKPTNSEFIAMVADKLRIEHKVS
- the xseB gene encoding exodeoxyribonuclease VII small subunit; protein product: MANEPELNFEEAMAALEDIVGQLEHGDVPLEQAIDLFQRGMKLSQLCGLKLEQVERKIEMIVEEDGELRKKPFGTADDESGEIHE
- the dxs gene encoding 1-deoxy-D-xylulose-5-phosphate synthase; the protein is MLLPQIKQPSDLKSMSQDDLALLSAEIRQFLIEKLSVTGGHLAPNLGVVELTVALHYCYNSPADKMIFDVGHQAYVHKVLTGRMDRFDTLRQHNGLCGFVKRNESEHDVWEAGHSSTSLSAAMGMALARDLKGEDNQVIAMIGDGALTGGMAFEALNHIGHEQRKLMVILNDNEMSIAPNVGAMHKYLSKIRSDRHYLKAKDDVEGMLKKIPAIGDRLAKSASWIKDSVKYMMVPGVLFEELGFTYLGPIDGHDIPKLIETFKQADNVDGPVLVHVLTTKGKGYQPAEADSHKWHGISPYKIESGQVLKAVGKPMYTEVFGQTLIDLAKQDKRIVAVTPAMPTGSGLIPFSKEFPDRMIDVGIAEQHAATMCAALAMEGLKPVFAVYSTFMQRAYDQIVHDICRHNANVMFAIDRAGFVGPDGETHQGVYDVAFMRHIPNIVLMMPKDENELRHMMKTALDYNEGPIAYRYPRNNVVGVPLDDVLVPIPIGTWEQLRPSEGYAVIASGSMVQLAEEAAEMAKREGITAGVINARFLKPLDEQMLRDLAVRGTKLIVLEEASQAGSMGSAVLEFYAEQGLHDVHVKLMGIPDRFIEHGSIKEQREEVGLTVENVCAELRNMAVQSSYGIPKTRFPS
- the argR gene encoding transcriptional regulator ArgR, producing the protein MKGQRHIKIREIISQNEIETQDDLVESLRQSGFQVTQATVSRDIKELLLIKIPMDDGRYKYSLPTDQRYNPIQKLKRALVDNFLHIDHTNNLVVMKCLPGTANSIAALLDNIEWNEVMGTICGDDTILIICRTEGNSVTVIERIMGYIA
- a CDS encoding TlyA family RNA methyltransferase codes for the protein MSLPKERIDVLLVEQGFYESREKAKAAIMAGLVYANNEPIEKAGMKIPREAELKVKGSVHPYVGRGGLKLEKAIRHFALDMNGLVMLDIGSSTGGFTDCALQHGASHVYAIDVGYNQLDWSLRNDERVTVMERTNFRYVTPEDLTGPVPNFASIDVSFISLRIILPPLLALLKQPADIVALIKPQFEAGREKVGKSGVVRDTKVHKDVLQTMLHFASQLGLHLQSLTFSPITGGEGNIEFLAHWRLEEPDATQPENDPASLDALAEQVAKEAAHTFTGNSS
- a CDS encoding polyprenyl synthetase family protein, which encodes MRAVKSMSNRPSFQAYLEEITAEVTEELKHTLPDHWDVPQSLTDAMQYSLMAGGKRLRPLLVVAAAEAFGAQRTAAMPVACAVEMVHTYSLIHDDLPAMDNDDYRRGKLTNHKVYGEATAILAGDALLTHAFYSIVQAGRRSGVTADALLSIVEDMSELAGARGMVGGQVADMEGEQGMTDLSQLQYIHLHKTGDLIVFSLIAGARIGGATEGQLEALRVFGRDLGLAFQIQDDILDLTGDEQKMGKKTQSDVNQQKVTYPYFIGMEASVAEVKTLTQSAKDALERAELPDASRLMEIADYLMSRDH